The Candidatus Zixiibacteriota bacterium genome window below encodes:
- a CDS encoding chemotaxis protein CheW yields the protein MSFPEKPDASPVRLLLFTLDDRKYALPLEAVREVVRAVGITPLPEAPAVVLGLIDVRGEIVAVFDPRERFRLPKRDVELGDRLILARASKRSVALLVDGVAGVLETSPEEIVAAKTILSGLELVQGVVQLPDGLALIHDLDRFLSADEERRLDEALGRPGSEASHG from the coding sequence ATGAGTTTCCCGGAAAAGCCCGACGCGTCTCCCGTTCGCCTGCTGCTCTTTACCCTGGATGATCGCAAGTACGCCCTGCCGCTGGAAGCGGTTCGAGAGGTCGTTCGCGCGGTCGGGATCACCCCGCTGCCCGAAGCGCCGGCAGTCGTCCTCGGGTTGATCGACGTGCGCGGCGAGATCGTTGCGGTCTTCGACCCGCGCGAGCGCTTTCGCCTGCCGAAACGGGATGTGGAGCTCGGCGACCGGCTGATCCTCGCCCGCGCATCGAAGAGAAGCGTGGCGCTCCTCGTCGACGGCGTCGCCGGAGTCCTGGAAACGAGCCCGGAGGAGATCGTGGCGGCGAAGACGATCCTTTCCGGGCTGGAGCTGGTCCAGGGAGTGGTGCAGCTTCCCGACGGCCTCGCGCTCATCCACGATCTCGATCGATTTCTCTCCGCCGACGAAGAGCGGCGGCTGGACGAAGCGCTTGGGCGGCCGGGATCGGAAGCGAGCCATGGCTGA